From Micromonospora echinospora, one genomic window encodes:
- a CDS encoding glycoside hydrolase family 3 N-terminal domain-containing protein, protein MESLLPVDDSPASPDAVRWRDRTLSPAERADALIPLMTLEEKIAQLVGVWVGADASGEGVAPHQADMVDGGLSWDTVIRHGLGQLTRPFGTAPVDPVQGARSLATAQARIAATSRFGIPAQVHEECLTGFAAWRATVYPAPLSWGASFDPELVEEMAHRIGRSMRAAGVHQGLAPVLDVTRDYRWGRTEETIGEDPYLVGTAGAAYVRGLESAGVVATCKHFAGYSASRGGRNLAPVSMGRRELADVILPPFEMALRLGGARSVMHSYTEIDGVPVAADEHLLTRVLRDEWGFTGTVVADYFAVRFLETLHGVAAGPADAARIALRAGIDVELPTVDAFGAPLVTAVRSGAVEEALVDRALRRVLVQKIELGLLDEEWQPYPDGLDGLVFDDKADRDVALRLARESVVLLRNDDGLLPLAPGRRVALVGPVADDPMALLGCYSFPLHVGVRHPGHDVGVDIPSLRDALAGLHPRLGHVPGCAVTGEDTSGIPAAVAAAADADVCVLAVGDRAGMFGRGTSGEGCDAVDLRLPGVQGDLVRAVLATGTPVVLVLLTGRPYALGPEFDRAAAVVQAFFPGQRGAQAVAEVLTGAVNPSGRLPVSVPRDAGGLPGTYLSPVLGRRSEVSSVDPTPAFPFGHGLGYTSFDWCDPTVRNPTDPPVSSAPGSGGGRPGTSHDPETDTGAPGTGSGRPVDWAVDGEVRVEVTVRNTGTRPGTEVVQLYLHDPVAQTTRPVVRLIGYVRVPLAPGSAARVVFEVPADVTSFTGVHGRRVVEPGDVELRLSRSSADVVAALPLRLVGAEREVGHHRRLLSTARVEPVPAHHA, encoded by the coding sequence ATGGAGAGTCTGTTGCCCGTCGACGACAGCCCGGCCTCCCCCGACGCCGTTCGGTGGCGGGACCGGACCCTGTCCCCCGCCGAACGGGCCGACGCGCTCATCCCGTTGATGACCCTGGAGGAGAAGATCGCCCAGCTCGTCGGCGTCTGGGTGGGCGCGGACGCCTCCGGGGAAGGGGTCGCCCCGCACCAGGCCGACATGGTCGACGGCGGGTTGTCGTGGGACACCGTCATCCGCCACGGGCTCGGTCAACTCACCCGGCCGTTCGGCACCGCGCCGGTCGACCCGGTCCAGGGGGCACGCTCGCTGGCCACGGCCCAGGCCCGGATCGCGGCAACCAGCCGGTTCGGGATCCCGGCCCAGGTGCACGAGGAATGCCTGACCGGCTTCGCCGCCTGGCGTGCGACCGTCTACCCCGCGCCGCTGAGCTGGGGCGCGTCCTTCGACCCGGAACTGGTCGAGGAGATGGCGCACCGGATCGGCCGGTCCATGCGCGCCGCCGGGGTCCACCAGGGTCTCGCCCCGGTGCTGGACGTGACCCGCGACTACCGGTGGGGCCGCACCGAGGAGACCATCGGCGAGGACCCGTACCTGGTCGGGACCGCCGGCGCGGCGTACGTCCGGGGCCTGGAGTCCGCCGGGGTGGTCGCCACCTGCAAGCACTTCGCCGGCTACTCGGCGTCCCGGGGCGGACGCAACCTGGCCCCGGTGTCGATGGGCCGCCGGGAACTGGCCGACGTCATCCTGCCACCGTTCGAGATGGCGCTGCGGCTGGGCGGCGCCCGCTCGGTGATGCACTCCTACACCGAGATCGACGGGGTGCCCGTCGCCGCCGACGAACACCTGTTGACCCGGGTACTCCGCGACGAGTGGGGGTTCACCGGCACGGTCGTGGCGGACTACTTCGCCGTCCGTTTCCTGGAGACCCTGCACGGCGTGGCCGCCGGACCGGCGGACGCCGCCCGGATCGCCCTGCGCGCCGGCATCGACGTCGAACTGCCCACCGTGGACGCCTTCGGCGCTCCGCTGGTGACGGCGGTCCGCTCCGGTGCGGTCGAGGAGGCGCTCGTCGACCGCGCGCTGCGCCGGGTGCTCGTGCAGAAGATCGAACTCGGCCTGCTGGACGAGGAGTGGCAGCCGTACCCGGACGGCCTCGACGGCCTCGTGTTCGACGACAAGGCCGACCGGGACGTCGCCCTGCGCCTGGCCCGCGAGTCGGTCGTCCTGCTACGCAACGACGACGGGCTGCTGCCGCTGGCCCCCGGGCGACGCGTCGCGCTCGTCGGTCCGGTCGCCGACGACCCGATGGCCCTGCTCGGCTGCTACTCGTTCCCCCTGCACGTGGGGGTACGGCATCCCGGGCACGACGTGGGCGTGGACATCCCCTCGCTGCGTGACGCCCTCGCCGGGCTGCACCCACGACTCGGTCACGTGCCCGGTTGCGCGGTCACCGGCGAGGACACCTCGGGCATCCCGGCGGCGGTCGCCGCAGCCGCCGACGCCGACGTCTGCGTGCTGGCCGTCGGGGACCGTGCCGGCATGTTCGGCCGGGGCACCTCCGGCGAGGGCTGCGACGCGGTCGACCTGCGGCTGCCCGGCGTGCAGGGCGACCTGGTCCGCGCCGTGCTCGCCACCGGCACCCCGGTGGTCCTGGTGCTGCTCACCGGGCGGCCGTACGCGCTCGGTCCCGAGTTCGACCGGGCCGCCGCCGTCGTGCAGGCGTTCTTCCCCGGCCAGCGGGGGGCGCAGGCGGTGGCCGAGGTGCTCACCGGCGCGGTGAACCCGTCCGGGCGGCTGCCGGTCAGTGTGCCCCGGGACGCGGGCGGACTGCCGGGCACCTACCTCTCCCCCGTCCTGGGCCGCCGCTCCGAGGTGTCGTCGGTCGACCCCACGCCGGCCTTCCCGTTCGGCCACGGCCTCGGCTACACCAGCTTCGACTGGTGCGACCCGACCGTCCGGAACCCCACCGACCCGCCGGTCAGCAGCGCCCCGGGAAGCGGCGGGGGCCGACCGGGGACAAGCCACGACCCGGAGACCGACACAGGCGCGCCGGGGACCGGGAGCGGTCGGCCGGTCGACTGGGCGGTCGACGGCGAGGTCCGCGTCGAGGTCACCGTCCGCAACACCGGTACCCGCCCCGGCACCGAGGTCGTCCAGCTCTACCTGCACGACCCGGTCGCGCAGACCACCCGACCGGTGGTCCGCCTGATCGGTTACGTCCGGGTGCCGCTGGCGCCGGGCTCGGCAGCGCGGGTCGTCTTCGAGGTGCCCGCCGACGTCACGTCCTTCACCGGCGTACACGGTCGGCGCGTCGTCGAGCCCGGCGACGTGGAGCTGCGGCTCTCCCGGTCCAGCGCCGACGTGGTCGCCGCCCTGCCGCTACGCCTGGTGGGCGCCGAACGCGAGGTCGGCCACCACCGGCGGCTGCTGTCGACCGCCCGGGTCGAACCCGTCCCCGCGCACCACGCCTAG
- a CDS encoding carbohydrate ABC transporter permease: MTVGRRRPGRPRGHRPGRGRRVFQAVNAIVLTGVVVVTLYPFVTIVARSLSDEAEIIAGRVNLIPRGFDLTTYRLVMSDSMFWTNYRNTVVYTVLATAISIVLTTCYAYVLAKPHLRGRGALVGVAVFTMFFSGGLIPNYVLVSSLGMTNTIWAVVVPNAINVFNLLVMKAFFESLPTELEEAAAVDGLNTYGTLLRIVLPLSKAVVATMVLFYAVSFWNSWFTAFLYLDRQELFPVTVYLRNLIAGATGAQSAGGVADDDAVQAAATLQSVTIVLTTLPILLVYPFVQRYFVSGVMLGAVKG, encoded by the coding sequence GTGACCGTCGGACGTCGGCGGCCCGGCCGTCCCCGGGGCCACCGGCCGGGCCGGGGCCGGCGGGTGTTCCAGGCGGTCAACGCGATCGTGCTGACCGGCGTGGTGGTCGTGACGCTGTACCCGTTCGTCACCATCGTGGCCCGGTCGCTGAGCGACGAGGCGGAGATCATCGCCGGCCGGGTGAACCTGATCCCGCGCGGGTTCGACCTCACCACGTACCGGCTGGTGATGTCGGACTCGATGTTCTGGACCAACTACCGCAACACGGTGGTGTACACCGTCCTCGCCACCGCCATCTCGATCGTCCTGACCACCTGCTACGCGTACGTGCTGGCCAAGCCGCACCTGCGGGGGCGGGGCGCGCTGGTCGGGGTCGCGGTGTTCACCATGTTCTTCTCCGGCGGACTGATCCCGAACTACGTGCTGGTCTCCAGCCTGGGCATGACGAACACCATCTGGGCGGTGGTGGTGCCGAACGCCATCAACGTGTTCAACCTGCTGGTGATGAAGGCGTTCTTCGAGAGCCTGCCGACCGAGCTGGAGGAGGCCGCCGCCGTCGACGGCCTGAACACCTACGGCACCCTGCTGCGGATCGTGCTGCCGTTGTCCAAGGCGGTCGTCGCCACGATGGTGCTGTTCTACGCGGTCTCCTTCTGGAACTCGTGGTTCACCGCGTTCCTCTACCTGGACCGGCAGGAGCTGTTCCCGGTCACGGTGTACCTGCGCAACCTGATCGCCGGGGCCACCGGGGCGCAGTCCGCCGGCGGGGTCGCCGACGACGACGCGGTGCAGGCCGCCGCCACCCTCCAGTCCGTCACCATCGTGCTCACCACGCTGCCGATCCTGCTGGTCTACCCCTTCGTCCAGCGGTACTTCGTGTCCGGGGTCATGCTCGGCGCGGTCAAGGGCTGA
- a CDS encoding PHB depolymerase family esterase has product MTARFKLLGAALVAAAITVLAAVTVPTPASAATLTEVTGFGPNPSNLRMYLYVPDRVAPRPALVVAVHYCTGSGPAMYSGTQYAALADRYGYIVVYPSVTRSSKCFDVSSPQALRRGGGSDPVGIMSMVDHVRQRYDVDPARIFATGISSGAMMTNVLLGLYPDVFSAGAAFSGVPFGCFATTDGSEWNSQCANGQIIRTPQQWGDLVRDAHPGYTGPRPRMQTWHGTNDETLRYPNFGEQIKQWTNLHGLSQTPTYTDSPQPGYTRTRYGGSGPTAPVEAISMQGVSHNLPVDAAQAIRFFGIDTTPPTSAPPTTPPPSTPPPSTPPPGPGTCRIGYTVSAWNTGLTASVTITNTGGTAIDGWNLTFPLPAGQTVTSGWNATYAPSSGTVTARNVAYNATIAPNASVSIGFQATHTGGTGAPTSFALNGTPCSIG; this is encoded by the coding sequence ATGACGGCGAGATTCAAACTGCTGGGGGCTGCCCTGGTGGCCGCCGCGATCACCGTGTTGGCCGCCGTGACGGTCCCCACGCCCGCGTCCGCCGCGACGCTGACCGAGGTGACCGGCTTCGGTCCCAACCCCAGCAACCTGCGCATGTACCTCTACGTCCCGGACCGCGTCGCGCCCCGGCCCGCGCTGGTGGTCGCGGTGCACTACTGCACCGGCAGCGGACCGGCGATGTACTCCGGCACCCAGTACGCCGCGCTCGCCGACCGGTACGGCTACATCGTGGTGTACCCGTCGGTGACCCGCAGCAGCAAGTGTTTCGACGTGTCGTCGCCGCAGGCGCTGCGGCGTGGCGGCGGCAGCGACCCGGTGGGCATCATGTCCATGGTCGACCACGTCCGGCAGCGGTACGACGTCGACCCGGCCCGGATCTTCGCCACCGGCATCTCGTCGGGCGCGATGATGACCAACGTCCTGCTCGGCCTCTACCCCGACGTGTTCAGCGCCGGCGCGGCCTTCTCCGGCGTGCCGTTCGGCTGCTTCGCCACCACCGACGGTTCGGAGTGGAACAGCCAGTGCGCCAACGGCCAGATCATCCGGACGCCCCAGCAGTGGGGGGACCTGGTCCGCGACGCCCACCCCGGATACACCGGTCCGCGTCCGAGGATGCAGACCTGGCACGGCACCAACGACGAGACCCTGCGGTACCCCAACTTCGGTGAACAGATCAAGCAGTGGACCAACCTGCACGGGTTGAGCCAGACGCCCACGTACACCGACAGCCCGCAGCCCGGCTACACCCGCACCCGCTACGGCGGGTCCGGCCCGACCGCCCCGGTCGAGGCGATCAGCATGCAGGGCGTGTCGCACAACCTGCCGGTCGACGCCGCGCAGGCGATCCGCTTCTTCGGCATCGACACCACGCCACCGACCAGCGCACCGCCGACCACGCCGCCACCGAGCACGCCCCCGCCGAGCACGCCCCCGCCCGGGCCGGGGACCTGCCGGATCGGCTACACGGTCAGCGCCTGGAACACCGGCCTGACCGCGTCGGTCACCATCACCAACACCGGCGGCACCGCGATCGACGGCTGGAACCTGACCTTCCCGCTGCCCGCCGGGCAGACCGTGACCAGCGGGTGGAACGCCACGTACGCGCCGTCGAGCGGGACGGTCACCGCCCGCAACGTCGCCTACAACGCCACGATCGCCCCGAACGCCTCGGTCAGCATCGGTTTCCAGGCCACCCACACCGGCGGCACCGGAGCACCCACCTCGTTCGCCCTCAACGGCACTCCCTGCTCGATCGGCTGA
- a CDS encoding ABC transporter permease, translating to MRAPGMLRPPPDRGRALPPGGAAGRRRPRRGWRRALRRDWQLYSLAVLPLLFFLVFRYLPMAGNVIAFRRFEPGGSIFGERWVGLRYVRMFLADPTFWEVFTNTLVLGALTLLFCFPLPIVLALLLNEVRARRLKRIVQSVSYLPHFLSIVIVAAMVMQLLSVDGTVNQIVGAFGGEEVPFLQRPEWFRTVYVSSEVWQTVGWGTILYLAALTTIDDDLYEAARIDGANRWRQTWHVTLPGIRPTMVTLLILNIGTFMAVGFEKILLLYNPLTYPTADVISTYLYRMGFESSNFSYAAAIGLFEALIGLVLVLTANTISRRAVGTSLW from the coding sequence ATGCGCGCTCCCGGCATGCTGCGCCCACCACCGGACCGGGGCCGCGCCCTGCCGCCCGGCGGTGCCGCCGGCCGTCGCCGGCCCCGCCGCGGCTGGCGGCGGGCGCTGCGGCGGGACTGGCAGCTCTACTCACTGGCCGTCCTGCCGCTGCTGTTCTTCCTGGTCTTCCGGTATCTGCCGATGGCCGGGAACGTGATCGCCTTCCGGCGCTTCGAGCCCGGCGGCAGCATCTTCGGCGAACGGTGGGTCGGCCTGCGGTACGTCCGGATGTTCCTCGCCGACCCCACGTTCTGGGAGGTGTTCACCAACACCCTGGTCCTGGGCGCGTTGACCCTGCTGTTCTGCTTTCCGCTGCCGATCGTGCTGGCCCTGCTGCTCAACGAGGTCCGGGCCCGTCGGCTCAAGCGGATCGTCCAGTCGGTGTCCTACCTGCCGCACTTCCTCTCCATCGTGATCGTGGCGGCGATGGTGATGCAGTTGCTCTCGGTGGACGGCACGGTCAACCAGATCGTCGGCGCGTTCGGCGGCGAGGAGGTGCCGTTCCTGCAACGGCCGGAGTGGTTCCGCACCGTCTACGTCTCCTCGGAAGTCTGGCAGACCGTCGGCTGGGGCACGATCCTCTACCTCGCCGCGCTGACCACGATCGACGACGACCTCTACGAGGCGGCCCGGATCGACGGCGCGAACCGGTGGCGGCAGACCTGGCACGTCACCCTGCCGGGTATCCGACCGACGATGGTGACGCTGCTGATCCTCAACATCGGCACGTTCATGGCGGTCGGGTTCGAGAAGATCCTGCTGCTGTACAACCCGTTGACCTATCCGACCGCCGACGTCATCTCCACGTACCTGTACCGGATGGGCTTCGAGTCCAGCAACTTCAGCTACGCCGCGGCGATCGGGCTCTTCGAGGCCCTGATCGGGCTGGTCCTGGTGCTCACCGCGAACACCATCTCCCGTCGCGCGGTGGGGACGAGCCTGTGGTGA
- a CDS encoding acetylxylan esterase, whose protein sequence is MPLFDLPLDELRRYAPVVAEPDDFDAFWRTTLREAAAVPVLVDVRAEPTDLRLVDTWDVTFAGFGGDPVRAWYTRPAGVDHPLPAVVEYLGYGRGRGLPHERLTWPVAGYAHLLMDSRGQAGRYGAGDTPDPRAGAPGGPWPVTWGILTPGDYYYRRLITDAVRAVQAVRALPGVDPGRVVVAGNSQGGGLALAVAGLVDDLAAVLPTAPFLCHVQRAIELTDASPYGEIVGYLAANRGVEEAVMRTLSYVDGVAFARRAVAPAQFGIGLRDTVCPPSTGFAAYNQYGAGNGRSTPPTREIHIYPFNQHEGGEAVQQRHQLRWLAAQVATAG, encoded by the coding sequence GTGCCTCTGTTCGACCTTCCCCTCGACGAGTTGCGCCGGTACGCGCCGGTGGTGGCCGAGCCGGACGACTTCGACGCGTTCTGGCGGACCACCCTGCGGGAGGCGGCGGCCGTCCCGGTGCTCGTCGACGTCCGTGCCGAACCGACGGACCTGCGCCTGGTCGACACCTGGGACGTCACCTTCGCCGGGTTCGGGGGCGACCCGGTCCGGGCCTGGTACACCCGCCCGGCCGGCGTCGACCATCCGCTGCCCGCCGTGGTGGAGTACCTCGGCTACGGCCGCGGCCGGGGCCTGCCGCACGAACGGCTCACCTGGCCGGTGGCCGGCTACGCCCACCTGCTGATGGACTCCCGGGGCCAGGCCGGCCGCTACGGTGCCGGCGACACTCCCGACCCCCGCGCCGGGGCGCCCGGCGGCCCGTGGCCGGTGACCTGGGGAATCCTGACGCCCGGGGACTACTACTACCGACGGTTGATCACCGACGCGGTCCGCGCGGTCCAGGCCGTCCGGGCGCTGCCCGGGGTGGACCCCGGCCGGGTCGTCGTCGCCGGGAACAGCCAGGGCGGCGGGCTCGCCCTCGCGGTGGCCGGGCTCGTCGACGACCTGGCGGCCGTGCTCCCCACGGCACCCTTCCTCTGTCACGTCCAGCGGGCCATCGAGTTGACCGACGCCTCGCCGTACGGGGAGATCGTCGGCTACCTGGCCGCGAACCGGGGGGTCGAGGAGGCGGTCATGCGGACCCTGTCCTACGTCGACGGGGTGGCCTTCGCCCGCCGGGCGGTCGCGCCCGCGCAGTTCGGAATCGGGCTGCGGGACACCGTCTGCCCGCCGAGCACCGGCTTCGCCGCCTACAACCAGTACGGTGCCGGCAACGGCCGGTCGACCCCGCCGACGCGCGAGATCCACATCTACCCGTTCAACCAGCACGAGGGAGGCGAGGCCGTGCAGCAGCGTCACCAGCTCCGCTGGCTCGCCGCGCAGGTCGCCACGGCCGGTTAG
- a CDS encoding M14 family metallopeptidase, translating to MPPPVPSRWRRRFPAATAAGAALLMLASPATAVTAAPTDGPPAAAPAALDRPADEQASVVEVLLADQAALDELVATGVDLDHHVTRTGTGIVVHAVVTPTETAALRRMGYRIGATLHDPADSAQRIAEREATIAGHRADNRRFSATLAPSATASDVRIIRADYYTSGTDQVLSVEAKWGQGQTATGALTVARDSGPGTEIGSGGTQTISRFVDAGVYLYHRGAATVTARPHRIQVTSPTGDVAVAEVTEWLPIPDDDPEGPGYQKDFVTSYLTPTELYARIRQLAADHPSLAEVVELPYKTNGYRRKAQVVLGGTAAGRVAVDSLAWGHQGGNDISVELADPGAADRPLTVTVTGPAIRVELATDAAGAVTSTAAEVVAALNARAGTLVKAYTYRGDAGAGVVAPVARTPLTDNLKAPASVSRDPHPVYAIRIGKHRDGSRTGVLAYAQEHAREWVPPLVTIETAERLLRNYAHDRQTRQLLDTLDIWIAPSINPDGGHYSFYDFASQRKSMTNHCPAGDAADALARNSWGVDNNRNYTEYSLFDGYAGASSSCTSGSYAGPSELSEPENRNLDWLARRGNIKFSMNLHSSGNYFMWSPGAYSLPDRVSAPRPTLAEESFFWGASSRILTAIKRHRNLAVTPARTGPISDVLYSAAGNSGDMLWYRYGIYAWNFEVGNSFQPAWDEAHEQTLEYANGLVELMRVARDFDKDRSRPESTMAVTPNAAPGMVSVRFEVSEPAAVFYTLDGGRPTYASTLYASAGIREGAETLTVPAGTQVHWFSVDAAGNVEGNYRPDGHGRNFNKDRAVLPRG from the coding sequence ATGCCCCCACCCGTTCCCTCCCGCTGGCGACGGCGGTTCCCCGCGGCGACCGCCGCCGGTGCCGCCCTGCTCATGCTGGCCAGCCCGGCCACGGCGGTCACCGCCGCCCCGACCGACGGCCCACCCGCCGCCGCGCCGGCCGCCCTCGACCGTCCCGCCGACGAGCAGGCGTCCGTGGTGGAGGTGCTCCTCGCCGACCAGGCCGCCCTGGACGAACTGGTGGCCACCGGCGTCGACCTCGACCATCACGTCACCCGCACCGGAACCGGGATCGTGGTGCACGCCGTGGTGACCCCGACCGAGACCGCCGCGCTGCGGCGGATGGGCTACCGGATCGGCGCGACCCTGCACGACCCGGCCGACTCCGCGCAGCGGATCGCCGAACGGGAGGCGACGATCGCCGGGCACCGGGCCGACAACCGCCGGTTCTCCGCGACCCTCGCCCCGTCGGCGACCGCGTCGGACGTCCGGATCATCCGCGCCGACTACTACACCTCCGGCACCGACCAGGTCCTCTCGGTCGAGGCGAAGTGGGGTCAGGGGCAGACCGCGACCGGCGCGCTGACCGTGGCCCGGGACAGCGGACCCGGCACGGAGATCGGCTCCGGCGGCACCCAGACCATCTCCCGGTTCGTCGACGCCGGGGTGTACCTGTACCACCGGGGCGCGGCCACGGTCACCGCCCGGCCGCACCGGATCCAGGTGACCAGCCCGACCGGGGACGTGGCGGTCGCCGAGGTCACCGAGTGGCTGCCGATCCCGGACGACGACCCGGAGGGGCCGGGCTACCAGAAGGACTTCGTCACCAGCTATCTGACCCCGACGGAGCTGTACGCGCGGATCCGGCAGCTCGCCGCCGACCACCCGAGCCTCGCCGAGGTGGTGGAGCTGCCGTACAAGACGAACGGGTACCGGCGCAAGGCGCAGGTGGTGCTCGGCGGCACCGCCGCCGGGCGGGTCGCGGTCGACTCGCTCGCCTGGGGCCACCAGGGCGGCAACGACATCTCCGTGGAGCTGGCCGACCCGGGTGCCGCCGACCGGCCGCTCACCGTGACGGTCACCGGTCCGGCGATCCGGGTGGAGCTGGCCACCGACGCCGCCGGGGCGGTCACCAGCACCGCCGCCGAGGTGGTCGCGGCGCTCAACGCCCGCGCCGGCACGCTGGTCAAGGCCTACACCTACCGGGGTGACGCCGGTGCCGGAGTCGTCGCCCCGGTCGCCCGGACGCCGCTGACCGACAACCTCAAGGCGCCGGCGAGCGTGTCCCGTGACCCGCACCCGGTGTACGCGATCCGGATCGGCAAGCACCGGGACGGCTCCCGCACCGGGGTCCTCGCCTACGCCCAGGAACACGCCCGCGAGTGGGTGCCCCCGTTGGTGACCATCGAGACCGCCGAACGGCTGCTGCGCAACTACGCGCACGACCGGCAGACCCGGCAGTTGCTGGACACCCTGGACATCTGGATCGCCCCGTCGATCAACCCGGACGGCGGGCACTACTCGTTCTACGACTTCGCCTCGCAGCGCAAGAGCATGACCAACCACTGCCCGGCCGGGGACGCGGCCGACGCCCTGGCCCGCAACTCCTGGGGCGTGGACAACAACCGCAACTACACCGAGTACAGCCTCTTCGACGGGTACGCGGGCGCGTCGTCGAGCTGCACCAGCGGCAGCTACGCCGGGCCGTCCGAGCTGTCCGAGCCGGAGAACCGGAACCTGGACTGGCTGGCCCGGCGCGGGAACATCAAGTTCTCGATGAACCTGCACTCCTCCGGCAACTACTTCATGTGGTCGCCCGGGGCGTACTCGCTGCCGGACCGGGTCTCCGCGCCGCGTCCGACGCTGGCCGAGGAGTCGTTCTTCTGGGGCGCCTCGTCCCGGATCCTCACCGCCATCAAGCGGCACCGCAACCTGGCGGTCACCCCGGCGAGAACCGGCCCGATCTCCGACGTGCTCTACTCGGCGGCCGGCAACTCCGGCGACATGCTCTGGTACCGGTACGGCATCTACGCCTGGAACTTCGAGGTCGGCAACAGCTTCCAGCCGGCCTGGGACGAGGCGCACGAGCAGACCCTGGAGTACGCCAACGGCCTGGTCGAGCTGATGCGGGTGGCCCGCGACTTCGACAAGGACCGCAGCCGGCCGGAGAGCACGATGGCGGTGACGCCGAACGCCGCCCCGGGCATGGTGAGCGTGCGGTTCGAGGTCAGCGAGCCGGCGGCGGTGTTCTACACCCTCGACGGCGGTCGGCCGACCTACGCGTCCACCCTGTACGCCTCGGCGGGAATCCGGGAGGGAGCGGAGACCCTGACGGTGCCGGCCGGCACGCAGGTCCACTGGTTCTCCGTGGACGCGGCCGGCAACGTGGAGGGCAACTACCGGCCGGACGGCCACGGTCGCAACTTCAACAAGGACCGGGCGGTGCTGCCCCGGGGCTGA
- a CDS encoding endo-1,4-beta-xylanase has protein sequence MNDLFARDSGRPVTGPRTRAGWLSAALGVALVATTVVVASSSASAGTTLATAAGETGRYFGTAVAANKLSDSVYVGILNREFNSVTAENEMKWDATEPSQGQFTFANADRIVNHARANGMMVRGHALAWHSQQPGWAQNMSGTALRSAMVNHITQVASYYRGKIHSWDVVNEAFADGSTGARRDSNLQRTGNDWIEVAFRTARAADPTAKLCYNDYNTDDWTHAKTQAVYTMVRDFKTRGVPIDCVGLQSHFNPQSPVPANYQTTLSSFAALGVDVQITELDIEGSGQAQADNYGRVVRACLAVARCTGITVWGIRDTDSWRASGTPLLFDGSGNKKPAYTSTLNALNGGGTTPPPTTPPPTTPPPTTPPPTTPPPVGACAATVSLNSWTGGFVATVRVTAGSAGLNGWTVAVALPSGSALTNTWSARASGTSGALTFRNVDYNGQLAPGASTEFGFQGTGTGPTGTPTCTAG, from the coding sequence ATGAACGACCTGTTCGCCCGCGACAGCGGGCGTCCGGTTACCGGACCACGGACCCGCGCGGGGTGGTTGTCGGCCGCGCTGGGAGTCGCTCTCGTCGCCACCACGGTGGTCGTGGCGTCCTCCAGTGCCAGTGCCGGGACCACCCTCGCGACGGCGGCCGGCGAGACGGGCCGCTACTTCGGCACCGCGGTGGCCGCGAACAAGCTCTCCGACTCCGTCTACGTCGGCATCCTCAACCGCGAGTTCAACTCCGTGACGGCGGAGAACGAGATGAAGTGGGACGCGACCGAACCGTCGCAGGGCCAGTTCACCTTCGCCAACGCAGACCGGATCGTCAACCACGCCCGGGCCAACGGGATGATGGTGCGCGGACACGCCCTGGCCTGGCACTCCCAGCAGCCCGGCTGGGCGCAGAACATGAGCGGGACCGCGTTGCGGTCGGCGATGGTCAACCACATCACCCAGGTGGCGAGCTACTACCGAGGCAAGATCCATTCCTGGGACGTGGTGAACGAGGCGTTCGCCGACGGCAGCACCGGAGCGCGCCGTGACTCCAACCTCCAGCGCACCGGCAACGACTGGATCGAGGTGGCCTTCCGGACCGCGCGGGCCGCCGACCCGACCGCCAAGCTCTGCTACAACGACTACAACACCGACGACTGGACGCACGCCAAGACCCAGGCCGTCTACACCATGGTCCGGGACTTCAAGACCCGGGGCGTACCGATCGACTGCGTCGGCCTCCAGTCCCACTTCAACCCCCAGTCGCCGGTACCGGCGAACTACCAGACGACGCTGTCGAGCTTCGCCGCGCTCGGCGTCGACGTGCAGATCACCGAACTGGACATCGAGGGCTCGGGGCAGGCCCAGGCCGACAACTACGGCCGGGTGGTCCGGGCCTGCCTGGCCGTGGCCCGGTGTACCGGCATCACCGTCTGGGGCATCCGGGACACCGACTCCTGGCGGGCCAGCGGCACCCCGCTGCTCTTCGACGGCAGCGGCAACAAGAAGCCGGCGTACACCTCGACCCTGAACGCCCTCAACGGCGGCGGCACCACCCCGCCGCCCACAACGCCTCCGCCGACCACGCCTCCGCCGACCACGCCTCCGCCGACCACCCCGCCGCCGGTCGGGGCCTGCGCCGCCACGGTGTCGCTGAACTCGTGGACCGGTGGATTCGTGGCCACGGTCCGGGTGACCGCCGGTTCCGCCGGCCTCAACGGCTGGACCGTCGCGGTCGCCCTCCCCTCCGGCAGTGCGCTGACGAACACCTGGAGCGCGCGGGCCAGCGGCACCAGCGGCGCGTTGACCTTCCGTAACGTCGACTACAACGGTCAGCTCGCCCCCGGTGCCAGCACCGAGTTCGGGTTCCAGGGAACGGGTACCGGTCCGACCGGCACCCCCACCTGCACGGCGGGCTGA